The following coding sequences lie in one Arachis ipaensis cultivar K30076 chromosome B05, Araip1.1, whole genome shotgun sequence genomic window:
- the LOC107643737 gene encoding heat shock protein 90-5, chloroplastic, giving the protein MAPVLSRTVVTASSLGCSLPSPSPFTPKRASLITSAFLPPQNGLRRAFSRAGLTWKQQQRQRSDSFTVRCDAAVAEKEEATDVPGEKFEYQAEVSRLLDLIVHSLYSHKEVFLRELVSNASDALDKLRFLSVTEPSLLGDAGELEIRIKPDPDNGTITITDTGIGMTKEELIDCLGTIAQSGTSKFLKALKENKDLGADNGLIGQFGVGFYSAFLVAEKVVVTTKSPRSDKQYVWEADADSSSYVIREETDPEKILRRGTQITLYLRADDKYEFSEPTRIQGLVKNYSQFVSFPIYTWQEKSRTVEVEEEEEPKEGEEPKAEGEKKKTKKTKTEKYWDWELANETKPIWMRQPKEVEKEEYNEFYKKTFNEFLEPLAHTHFTTEGEVEFRSILYVPGMGPLNNEEVINPKTKNIRLYVKRVFISDDFDGELFPRYLSFVKGVVDSDDLPLNVSREILQESRIVRIMRKRLVRKAFDMIQDLSERENKEDYKKFWENFGRFLKLGCIEDSGNHKRLTPLLRFYTSKSEEELKSLDDYVENMGENQKAIYYLASDSLKSAKSAPFLEKLVQKDIEVLYLIEPIDEVAIQNLQTYKEKKFVDISKEDLELGDEDEVKERESKQEYNLLCDWIKQQLGDKVAKVQVSKRLSSSPCVLVSGKFGWSANMERLMKAQALGDSSSLEFMRGRRILEVNPDHPIIKDLNAACKNAADSDDAKRAVDLLYDTALISSGFTPDSPAELGGKIYEMMALALGGRWGRAEEGDVPVEAESSSDANSGSGESSESEVFEPSEVIAEGDPWTTD; this is encoded by the exons ATGGCTCCAGTTCTCAGCAGAACCGTGGTTACCGCTTCTTCTCTTGGATGCTCGCTCCCTTCTCCGTCCCCTTTCACACCCAAACGGGCTTCCCTTATCACAAGCGCTTTTCTTCCGCCGCAAAACGGTCTCAGAAGGGCCTTCTCTCGTGCTGGCCTCACATGGAAGCAGCAGCAACGACAGAGGAGCGACAGCTTCACCGTTCGCTGCGATGCTGCCGTTGCTGAGAAAGAAGAAGCTACTGATGTTCCTGGTGAAAAATTTGAGTACCAAGCCGAG gtGAGCAGGTTGTTGGATTTGATTGTTCACAGTTTGTATAGCCACAAGGAAGTGTTCCTTCGTGAACTTGTGAG TAATGCTAGTGATGCTTTGGACAAGTTGAGATTCTTAAGCGTGACCGAGCCTTCTTTGCTTGGAGATGCTGGAGAACTTGAGATACGCATCAAACCTGACCCAGACAATGGGACAATTACCATAAC AGATACTGGCATTGGAATGACAAAAGAAGAGCTCATTGACTGTCTTGGAACAATTGCGCAGAGTGGTACTTCAAAATTTTTGAAGGCACTTAAG gaaaataaggatttggggGCAGATAATGGTTTGATTGGTCAATTTGGTGTTGGGTTTTACTCTGCTTTTCTTGTTGCTGAGAAG GTTGTTGTTACTACTAAGAGCCCAAGATCTGATAAGCAGTATGTGTGGGAAGCTGACGCTGACAGTAGCTCTTATGTGATAAGGGAGGAAACTGATCCTGAAAAGATTCTGCGTCGTGGTACACAGATTACACTCTATTTGAGA GCAGATGACAAGTATGAATTCTCAGAGCCAACCAGGATTCAGGGTTTGGTGAAGAATTACTCGCAGTTTGTTTCCTTCCCCATCTATACATGGCAAGAAAAGTCAAGAACCGTGGAG gtagaagaggaagaagagcccAAAGAAGGGGAAGAACCTAAAGCAGAG GGTGAGAAAAAGAAGACAAAGAAGACAAAGACTGAGAAGTATTGGGACTGGGAATTGGCCAATGAAACAAAGCCAATATGG ATGCGGCAGCCTAAGGAAGTCGAAAAGGAAGAATACAATGAATTCTACAAGAAGACTTTTAACGAGTTCTTAGAACCCCTTGCTCATACTCACTTCACCACTGAG GGTGAAGTTGAGTTCAGAAGTATTTTGTACGTTCCAGGAATGGGGCCTCTTAACAATGAAGAAGTAATAAATCCAAAAACGAAAAACATACGCTTGTATGTCAAGCGTGTGTTTATCTCAGATGATTTTGATGGTGAACTG TTTCCACGTTACTTGAGCTTTGTTAAGGGTGTGGTTGATTCAGATGACCTTCCACTCAATGTTTCTCGGGAGATCCTTCAGGAAAGCAGAATT GTAAGAATAATGAGGAAGAGACTTGTGAGGAAGGCATTTGATATGATTCAAGACCTTTCTGAAAGGGAAAATAAAGAG GACTACAAGAAATTCTGGGAAAACTTTGGTAGATTTTTGAAGTTGGGATGCATTGAAGACAGTGGAAATCATAAGCGCTTAACACCATTGTTGAGGTTTTACACTTCCAAAAGTGAGGAGGAGCTGAAAAGCTTAGATGATTATGTTGAAAACATGGGTGAAAACCAAAAGGCTATCTATTATCTAGCATCTGACAGCTTGAAAAGTGCCAAGAGTGCTCCATTTTTGGAGAAATTGGTTCAAAAAGATATTGAG GTTCTTTATTTGATTGAACCAATTGACGAGGTTGCCATTCAGAACTTACAAACatacaaagaaaagaaatttgTTGATATCAGCAAAGAAGATTTGGAATTGG GTGATGAGGATGAGGTGAAGGAGAGGGAATCCAAGCAAGAATACAACTTGCTCTGTGATTGGATAAAACAGCAGCTTGGCGACAAGGTTGCAAAAGTTCAAGTGTCTAAGCGCTTAAGCTCATCTCCTTGTGTGCTTGTATCCGGGAAGTTTGGATGGTCTGCAAATATGGAGAG ATTAATGAAGGCACAAGCTCTTGGGGACAGTTCAAGTTTGGAGTTTATGAGGGGGAGGAGAATATTGGAGGTTAATCCAGACCATCCCATCATTAAAGACTTGAAT GCTGCCTGCAAGAATGCTGCTGACAGTGATGACGCAAAGAGAGCGGTCGACCTATTATATGACACAGCACTAATATCTAGTGGATTTACT CCGGACAGTCCTGCTGAGTTGGGAGGTAAGATTTATGAAATGATGGCCCTTGCCCTGGGTGGAAGATGGGGTAGAGCAGAAGAGGGAGATGTACCTGTTGAAGCTGAATCAAGTAGCGATGCTAATTCAGGCTCGGGTGAATCTTCAGAGTCAGAAGTTTTTGAACCTTCTGAAGTCATAGCTGAGGGTGATCCATGGACAACTGATTAG
- the LOC107643736 gene encoding sodium-coupled neutral amino acid transporter 2 — protein MTLYKKNNEQQQHHTTILVNNEQTPLLLPNKISKTKTGDPYNEPPAASFTGAVFNLSTTIIGAGIMALPATMKVLGLALGVGAIAILAVLAEYSLDVLMRFSKVGNAVTYSQVMESAFGRVGRRLFQICIFVNNFGILVVYMIIIGDVLSGTSTTGIHHFGVLDGWFGEHWWTMRTFVLLMTTLFVLAPLAFFKQIDSLRYTSAIAVALALVFLVIIVGITFMKLFNGGITTPRLLPNITDMNSIWNLFTAVPILVNAFVCHSNVHTINMELQDSSRIQPVVRASLTLSSVIYILTAIFGFLLFGESTLDDVLANFDVDLGIPYSSLLNDIVRISYAFHLMLVFPVIFFSLRFNFDEFIFASSKSLNATKYKFVSTTIVLVALVYIAANFMPSIWYALQFTGATATVCIGFVFPAAISIRDPHGIATEKDKILSVVMIVLAVFSNSLAIYSNAASMSGITS, from the exons ATGACACTGTATAAGAAAAACAATGAACAACAACAACACCACACCACTATCCTAGTGAACAACGAACAAACTCCTCTTCTACTACCAAACAAGATATCAAAGACAAAGACCGGCGACCCCTATAATGAGCCGCCGGCCGCATCATTTACAGGGGCCGTGTTCAATTTGTCGACCACCATCATTGGCGCCGGGATCATGGCCTTACCGGCAACCATGAAGGTTCTAGGCCTTGCCTTGGGGGTTGGTGCCATTGCGATTCTTGCTGTTCTTGCTGAGTACTCTTTGGATGTTCTGATGAGGTTCAGCAAAGTGGGGAATGCCGTAACATATTCTCAAGTCATGGAATCTGCATTTGGACGTGTTGGAAGAAGGTTGTTCCAGATATGTATCTTTGTCAACAATTTTGGGATACTTGTTGTCTACATGATTATAATTG GCGATGTGCTATCTGGAACTTCGACAACTGGAATTCATCATTTTGGTGTATTAGACGGATGGTTTGGGGAACATTGGTGGACTATGCGAACTTTTGTTCTTCTTATGACAACGCTTTTTGTTCTTGCACCACTGGCATTCTTTAAGCAAATAG ATTCACTGCGATATACTTCTGCTATTGCAGTAGCTTTGGCACTTGTTTTTCTAGTCATAATTGTGGGAATCACATTCATGAAATTATTTAATGGCGGCATAACTACTCCGAGGTTGCTTCCAAATATTACAGACATGAATTCTATATGGAATCTCTTTACAGCCGTTCCAATTCTTGTGAatgcatttgtttgccattccaATG TGCATACAATAAACATGGAGCTACAAGATTCTTCCCGAATCCAGCCAGTTGTGCGTGCATCATTGACTTTGAGTTCAGTTATCTATATTCTTACCGCCATATTTGGATTCCTTTTATTTGGTGAGTCAACGCTTGACGACGTTCTCGCCAACTTCGACGTTGACCTCGGAATCCCATACAGCAGTCTACTGAACGACATTGTTCGCATTAGTTATGCCTTCCACCTTATGCTTGTCTTCCCTGTTATCTTCTTTTCGCTACGgtttaactttgatgaatttatCTTTGCTTCATCTAAGTCTTTGAATGCAACTAAGTATAAGTTTGTTTCTACCACCATTGTACTCGTTGCTTTAGTGTATATAGCTGCAAATTTTATGCCTAGCATATGGTATGCTCTACAGTTCACAGGAGCAACTGCCACAGTTTGCATAGGCTTTGTTTTCCCGGCTGCAATATCTATAAG GGACCCTCATGGAATTGCAACAGAGAAGGATAAGATTTTATCCGTTGTCATGATTGTTCTTGCTGTGTTCTCAAATAGTTTGGCCATATACAGTAATGCAGCTTCCATGTCTGGAATAACATCTTAA